TTTGAAAGCTTTGGCTTTCTCTTAAATCCGTTGATTTAAGATGCCCTCATCATGCTTCCTTGTTTAAGTGGAACATCATTCTCATCTAATTTTAGTGAACCTTCTTTTTCAAGAGTGCGCACTATTTCGACAAGCTTGATATGAGCTGATTCAATCTCGATGGGAGTAGGTTTTAATATCTCGAGAAGATTTGTAACTTCACGCTTTTTGAGATCGCGAAGTGTATGTGTTGCAATTGCAAAGGCTTCGGGCGGGAGACCCTTAAGACAAATCGCTAATGTACGTTCACTCAATCGTGTTGTGGCTTCACAAACTACGAGTGGATCCCATTTAAATATTTTTTCTGTTGTAAGAATTTTGCTTTTTATCATAGTGCCAAATTCTTTATCTTCAGCGATGATCATATTGATCAAATTTTCTCTTTTTTTACTTAAGCAAGTTTCCAAAAGAGCTAATAGCTGCTGAACACCACCTGGTTTGCGATAACGTGCAAGCATTGACATAGGAAAAACTCCTCCCCCGTTATGCAGGGCTCAATGACAAGCACTGCATTTATTACGCTGTTAAATCAAGTCGCTGACCAAACCCGGCCGGCGCTTCTGCCTTAACTGCTGTTTCTGTTATCGGTGTGACTGGTAACGGACTCGAAACCACACGTTGAAAAGCTGGTCCGCTTTCTACCGCATTTGGTTCAGTCATCCGTCTTGGTTTTGGAATTTCTCCAGAAATCAAAACCTGCCGCGTCGACGCCGGAATAATCTTACTGATCTTCTCCATGAGCCACCTCCATGTGTTCTGGAAAGAACTTATAATTAACTATCGGCGGGTCAGGACTAAACTTGAGTCTTGTATTTTATTATTTTGTCGATTTTTTTAACAGGACTAAAGTGGTGTTCAAAACCCCTTAATATCTTGGCTGAATTCAAATTAAGGCGTATGGATAAACTTATGTTAAGCAGAAAATAATTTGTGAATTACTTATGTTGCCTGACAGCTCAATTTCGATTTTACGAGCATCAAGACCCGACAGCTAGCTCGATTGCTCTTGGTAAGATTGTGTACACTACAGGGGCTACACCGGGTTGTTCGCCATCCATTTCAAGATAAACATCATCTACTGTTTCAATGGTTATTTCTTTACCTTGGTAATGATGAATTCCTGGCAGGTTTATAAATGTACCGTCGTACATACGATGGCCCGAAAGTACGATTTGATATTTAGGCATAGGTTCGCAAATAATTACTTCGAATTTTCCGTCATCTACTTGTGCCATGGGGGCCCAGCACATTCCTGCGCCGGAGTAACTTCCGTTTGCTACAAAGACATTTAGGCAAGCGCCATCATACACTAGTTGTTTATCGACATGAATTTTCATTAATTGACCTTTGGCAGCCAAAAAACTTAAAGCGACATTACCAAAATAGGCAATTTGAGGCGGAACAAATCGAGGGGTGTGATTTACTTTGCGCGCAACAATACCAGCAAGGCCTGCGGTAGCGATATTGAGAAAAAATCTTTTTTGTTCACGACCGAATTCATCTTTGAAATAGGCACAGCCTACATCAATTTTTTTAAAAATTGGATTTACCAAAACATCTACGGCTTCTCGATAATTTTCAGGAATTTCTACACTCTTAATAAAATCACAACCACGGCCTGCGCTCAAAATTCCAAGTTTTAAATTTGGATTGATCGGTTCGTTCTTCTCTGTAAATAAACCATTAATGACTTCATTGATTGTACCATCACCACCACCCACTATGAGAAGTTCTGTATCTGACATTGCAACTTGTGTGGCAAAGCGTGTGGCATCACTAGTTGTTGTAGTCATGAATTCTTCTAGTTCGCCTAATCGCCCCTTCACTTCATCGCGAATAGACTTCCACATACTCAAAGTGCGACCGCCACCTGATGCTGGGTTTACGATAATGGCTGATTTCAAGTTGTAACTCCTGTTTGCGGATTCACCACAAGATTTTGTGGGTTCACAACCTTCACGTGTAACTCTGCTAATTGATCGCGAGAAACTGTGCTTGGGGTACCAGACATCTGACACGCGGCTTTTTGTGTTTTAGGAAACGCAATGACTTCTCGAATTGCTTCTGTACCACAGAGAATCATGACGACGCGATCAACTCCCCAGGCGATTCCGCCATGTGGAGGGGTTCCGTATCTTAAGGCATCTAAAAAGAAACCAAACTTATGTTGAGCTTCTTCTGGGCTGATATGTAAGGTTCTAAACATCGCATCTTGAACTTCTTTTCTATGAATTCGAATACTCCCACCAGCAATTTCGTAACCATTACAAACCAGATCATAGGCTTTGGCTTTAATGTCTTTGAATTTATCTTCATCACCTTTAACAAAAGCTTCAAGATCTTGATCTTGGGGTGATGTAAATGGATGATGTCTTGCAGCCCAACGCTTTGCCAATGGATCAAATTCTAAAAGCGGAAAATCTATAATCCATAAAAGCGCATCTTTACTTGTGTCGATGAGTTTGAGTTTATGCCCGAGGTGTAAACGTAAGACACTTAAAGTTTGACAAACAACATTGTAATCATCGGCCACCATCAATACGCAGTCACCTTTTTTGGCACCAATAGTTTGGCAAAATGATTCTAATTTTTCAGGAGTAAAAAATTTTGCAATGGGAGTATTAAAAGTATCTTCCCATTTGATCCACACAAGGCCTTTGGCACCAGATTTTTTAGCCATATCTGTGAGATCATCAAAATCTTTACGAGAAAATTTCGCTCCACCTGGAACTGCAATCCCCTTCACCGCACCCTTACGGCTAAGCGCTTCGTCAAAAACTTTAAATCCAGAACCTTGAGCAAGTGAGCTGATGTCTTTGATTTCCATTCCAAAACGTGTGTCAGGCTTGTCATTACCGAAACGATCCATGGCATCTTGAAAAGTCATGCGTGGTAATGGCAATTTTAAATCAACTTTTTTAATTTCT
This DNA window, taken from Oligoflexia bacterium, encodes the following:
- a CDS encoding FliG C-terminal domain-containing protein; the protein is MSMLARYRKPGGVQQLLALLETCLSKKRENLINMIIAEDKEFGTMIKSKILTTEKIFKWDPLVVCEATTRLSERTLAICLKGLPPEAFAIATHTLRDLKKREVTNLLEILKPTPIEIESAHIKLVEIVRTLEKEGSLKLDENDVPLKQGSMMRAS
- a CDS encoding diacylglycerol kinase family lipid kinase — encoded protein: MKSAIIVNPASGGGRTLSMWKSIRDEVKGRLGELEEFMTTTTSDATRFATQVAMSDTELLIVGGGDGTINEVINGLFTEKNEPINPNLKLGILSAGRGCDFIKSVEIPENYREAVDVLVNPIFKKIDVGCAYFKDEFGREQKRFFLNIATAGLAGIVARKVNHTPRFVPPQIAYFGNVALSFLAAKGQLMKIHVDKQLVYDGACLNVFVANGSYSGAGMCWAPMAQVDDGKFEVIICEPMPKYQIVLSGHRMYDGTFINLPGIHHYQGKEITIETVDDVYLEMDGEQPGVAPVVYTILPRAIELAVGS
- the aspS gene encoding aspartate--tRNA ligase; the encoded protein is MSSFISKLKRTHRCGSLKANDDGKTVVLMGWVNTRRDHGGLVFVDMRDREGLTQVVINPQASGLETAKNIRGEYVLAIQGLVKKRPTGMINPKIQTGEIEVEAVKLEILSEAETLPFQPDDESVNEMLRLKYRYLELRSPHLQKKLFLRSKFVHLVRNFFDQEGFIEVETPILWKSTPEGARDYLVPSRVNPGTFFALPQSPQTLKQLLMISCFDRYFQIARCFRDEDLRADRQPEFTQVDIEMSFVDADDIIDVNERAVASIWKEIKKVDLKLPLPRMTFQDAMDRFGNDKPDTRFGMEIKDISSLAQGSGFKVFDEALSRKGAVKGIAVPGGAKFSRKDFDDLTDMAKKSGAKGLVWIKWEDTFNTPIAKFFTPEKLESFCQTIGAKKGDCVLMVADDYNVVCQTLSVLRLHLGHKLKLIDTSKDALLWIIDFPLLEFDPLAKRWAARHHPFTSPQDQDLEAFVKGDEDKFKDIKAKAYDLVCNGYEIAGGSIRIHRKEVQDAMFRTLHISPEEAQHKFGFFLDALRYGTPPHGGIAWGVDRVVMILCGTEAIREVIAFPKTQKAACQMSGTPSTVSRDQLAELHVKVVNPQNLVVNPQTGVTT